The genomic DNA GCGAAGTCATCGCAACGACTGCCACCAGCGGAATGGGTACAACTGCCTCCGCCACTTACGAGAGTGTTAGAACCAAAAAGTCGAACTCCACCACCAAAATAACCAGATTGATAATATCCAGCAACACGGACTCGATAGTTACCTACATTTGTGAAAGTGAAGGTGCGTATTTGGAAATTATATGATGCATTCCGTATTTTAGGCAGAATTGCATTTTTTCCTGAGTCAGGGAAAATACTGATTTCTGGTTTCGGATTATTTGTTGGGATACTTCCGACGGAGGCTAAGAATGTATATGTTCCGGGGGTATGGATAGTTAATGAGAAATCTGCTACAGGTGAGGCACTAACGAGATTTGCATTTAGCCCTGTTCCATTTCCTGTAATGATTCCAGAAATAGTGGGAACAGTCGTACAAAGACTGTGTGTAAATGGAGTATGTAGGTTATATGCATCTCCGCAAAATAAACCATTTGCGCATTCATTGTCAGAGAAACATTTTTCATCAACACCTTTGCCGCCACCTGCAGAAAGTGCAAGTAAAGGTAGGAGCATGTCAGATTCTTCTTTTGATTTTTGTTCCCCACAATTAAATATTAGAAAAAAAATACTGAGAGTGGTCGCGATTTTAATAGTTATATTTCTCATTTAACCCTTTGTTAGCTTATGATCTGCTAACGCATATTTATTGGTATTGGTTTCATGTCTTCTTTTTTTTGAAAGTCTATTCGAAAATAAATTGATTAATATGGGGAAATTCCCTACATTCATAGATTATGAAAAAAACCCTTATTCTAACCTTCCTCCTTCTGTTTGCGGCAGGTCAGGCCTTTGCCCAAAATCTAACTCCGCGTAATGTTGTCGTTCTTCCTTCTGAGCCGACAACGATTGAAGAATTCAAATCCTTACAATCATCGATTGCAACTACGCCAGAAGGTGCTGCTGCTATGCTTGTGCTTGCGATTTCACTTTATGGGAAAAATCAAGACCTAGGTACAAAAACAATTACCCTTTCGGTTCTTTCCACAAATAGACAAAAGTCCACCAAACCTTCTGCAGTGGATGGAACGGACTTAGGGAATGGAGATAAATTTTTACTAGGCCAATTGGATAAATACAAAATGTTATCCAATGGTTATTGGAAAGGAGCCGAACCTTCCAATGGATACACTCCTAGTTTGCCTTTGGCAGTCGAAACCTATACAAATCCTTATTC from Leptospira congkakensis includes the following:
- a CDS encoding DUF6935 domain-containing protein; this encodes MKKTLILTFLLLFAAGQAFAQNLTPRNVVVLPSEPTTIEEFKSLQSSIATTPEGAAAMLVLAISLYGKNQDLGTKTITLSVLSTNRQKSTKPSAVDGTDLGNGDKFLLGQLDKYKMLSNGYWKGAEPSNGYTPSLPLAVETYTNPYSGDESTGRIKLFVATRGASSFRPVTVEKDSDGLWRAKEMSSLFVGMMPAK